A DNA window from Christiangramia salexigens contains the following coding sequences:
- the neuC gene encoding UDP-N-acetylglucosamine 2-epimerase, with translation MNKRKICVVVTARPSYSRVKTVLSEIKVHPELELQLVIAGSALLDRYGNASDFIRKDGFEAVAKVYMVLEGENPTTMAKTTGLGLMELTNVFFNLKPDAVICIADRFETIATSIAASYQNIPLVHIQGGEVTGNIDEKVRHANTKLADLHLVSNEDARERVIKLGEDPEMVINTGCPSIDLAKQIKNEKSLNFDPLKKYGGVGKKINWEKEYIIIMQHPVTTEYERSREHVMETLFAIKDSQIPAFWFWPNVDAGSDGTSNGIRTFREQENPENIHFFKNMEPLDFLRLLKFSKMLIGNSSVGIRECSFMGVPVINLGKRQDRRLRAQNVTDIAHDRYQILKGIKDVLKRGHYKSSSMYGNGNSGKKIANILATVDLRSSKTITY, from the coding sequence ATGAATAAGAGAAAGATCTGCGTTGTTGTAACAGCACGCCCTTCTTATAGCCGGGTTAAGACAGTCTTAAGTGAAATAAAGGTTCATCCTGAATTAGAACTTCAATTGGTGATTGCAGGTTCAGCTTTGTTGGATAGGTATGGCAATGCATCAGACTTTATTCGTAAAGATGGATTTGAAGCTGTAGCAAAAGTTTATATGGTGCTTGAAGGAGAAAATCCAACAACAATGGCAAAAACTACAGGTTTAGGCTTGATGGAGCTAACTAATGTCTTTTTCAATCTTAAACCCGACGCAGTAATATGTATTGCTGATCGGTTTGAAACTATTGCTACCTCAATAGCTGCCTCTTATCAAAATATTCCGCTAGTCCACATACAGGGAGGAGAAGTTACCGGAAATATCGATGAAAAAGTTCGACATGCCAATACAAAACTTGCTGACCTTCATTTGGTTTCTAATGAAGATGCCAGGGAGAGAGTAATAAAACTGGGAGAAGATCCCGAAATGGTAATTAATACAGGCTGTCCTTCTATAGATCTCGCCAAACAAATCAAAAATGAAAAATCCCTCAATTTTGATCCATTAAAAAAATATGGAGGGGTAGGTAAAAAAATTAACTGGGAGAAGGAATATATTATAATAATGCAACATCCGGTTACGACTGAATATGAACGTTCTAGGGAACACGTAATGGAGACCCTCTTTGCGATCAAAGATTCACAAATACCTGCGTTTTGGTTTTGGCCAAATGTTGATGCTGGATCTGATGGAACCTCCAATGGAATAAGAACGTTTAGAGAGCAGGAAAACCCGGAAAACATACATTTTTTTAAAAATATGGAGCCCCTTGATTTTCTTAGATTATTGAAATTTTCGAAAATGCTTATTGGAAATTCCAGTGTAGGTATAAGAGAATGTAGTTTTATGGGGGTGCCGGTTATTAACCTAGGAAAAAGACAGGACCGCAGATTGCGTGCTCAAAATGTTACAGATATTGCCCATGACCGGTATCAAATATTAAAGGGGATAAAAGATGTCTTAAAGAGAGGTCATTATAAGAGTTCTTCCATGTATGGCAATGGGAATTCCGGAAAAAAGATAGCTAATATATTAGCTACTGTGGATCTGCGTTCATCCAAAACTATAACCTATTAA
- a CDS encoding glycosyltransferase family 2 protein, with amino-acid sequence MIFFLHRNALEFCKAIKNSEVLHIRNASIIGAFWEVAESYPNELIIWCDEEFYSDINHEELISIFSHNNIMASFTVRSRYLSKSIGYVDQLPFISPNYSVKYPTWLMSTDVGGIFSKMILPFKELLGEFEDFEYLLNSIAKLGQQNSLFCYSDPNLINRTQAVDLHYNASISAMFNFVAQHYKKEWLWVLLFCFIKYEKCCPISAFIRSWLKPSFFKQEVQLPEPECITGNLYNGNTIDVIIPTLGRPDHLMQVLEDLKKQSKLPAQVIIIEQDPDVESDSHLDLVDKDWPFEIRHQFIHEMGACNARNLALAEVKSNWIFFADDDIRLPSNLLQSSMEEIHKLKVTAINLNSSQPGEKLVFKKLKQWGAFGSGTSIVNADYALQCRYSEHLELGFGEDLDFGMQLRNLGCDIIYHPDLKFTHLKAERGGFRSAEITMRKEKKLEPKPSPTMMFLVKKYFTKEMRRGYKVSLFLKFYRKQDIKNPVRYLTIMNRRWKLSEKFCSDIAKRNIA; translated from the coding sequence ATGATATTTTTTCTTCACAGAAATGCTTTAGAATTTTGCAAAGCTATCAAGAATAGTGAGGTACTTCATATTAGAAATGCGTCTATAATTGGAGCATTTTGGGAAGTTGCTGAATCATATCCAAATGAACTTATTATCTGGTGTGATGAAGAATTTTATAGCGATATTAATCATGAAGAATTGATTTCTATTTTCTCTCACAATAATATAATGGCTTCCTTTACAGTTAGGAGTCGTTACTTATCAAAATCAATTGGCTATGTGGACCAATTACCTTTTATCAGTCCTAATTATTCGGTGAAGTATCCAACCTGGTTAATGAGTACTGATGTTGGCGGCATATTTTCAAAGATGATTCTACCTTTTAAAGAATTGCTCGGAGAATTTGAAGATTTTGAATATCTCTTAAATTCAATAGCCAAACTCGGCCAGCAAAATTCCCTGTTCTGCTATTCTGATCCGAATTTAATAAATAGGACTCAGGCTGTGGATCTTCATTATAATGCGAGTATTAGCGCTATGTTTAATTTTGTAGCTCAACATTATAAGAAAGAATGGTTATGGGTGTTATTATTCTGCTTTATTAAATATGAAAAATGTTGTCCCATTTCAGCTTTTATTAGGAGTTGGCTTAAACCATCTTTTTTTAAGCAGGAAGTACAACTTCCCGAACCTGAATGCATAACCGGGAATTTATATAATGGGAATACTATTGATGTGATCATACCTACACTTGGTAGACCAGATCATTTGATGCAGGTTTTGGAAGATTTAAAAAAACAGTCTAAGTTACCGGCACAGGTGATCATAATTGAACAGGATCCGGATGTAGAATCAGACTCTCATTTGGATCTAGTTGATAAAGATTGGCCGTTTGAAATAAGACATCAGTTTATACATGAAATGGGAGCATGTAATGCCAGAAATCTGGCTTTGGCAGAGGTGAAATCTAATTGGATCTTTTTTGCCGATGATGATATCAGATTACCTTCAAACCTGTTACAGTCCTCAATGGAAGAAATACATAAGTTAAAAGTGACTGCTATTAATCTTAACAGTTCCCAGCCTGGTGAAAAGTTAGTGTTCAAGAAGCTGAAACAGTGGGGTGCTTTTGGCTCCGGAACTTCTATAGTTAATGCTGATTATGCCTTACAATGCAGATATTCAGAACATCTTGAGTTAGGTTTTGGTGAAGATCTGGACTTTGGTATGCAGCTAAGGAATTTAGGTTGCGATATAATTTATCATCCCGATCTAAAATTCACTCATCTTAAAGCTGAAAGAGGTGGTTTTAGATCTGCAGAGATCACTATGAGAAAGGAAAAAAAGTTGGAACCAAAACCTTCTCCAACCATGATGTTTTTGGTTAAAAAATACTTTACTAAGGAAATGCGGCGGGGATATAAAGTGTCACTTTTTTTAAAATTTTATAGAAAACAGGATATTAAAAACCCGGTCCGATATTTAACTATTATGAATAGGAGATGGAAATTAAGCGAAAAATTTTGTTCTGATATCGCCAAAAGGAATATTGCCTGA
- a CDS encoding class I SAM-dependent methyltransferase — translation MGEIKDMISKQKAFYDNKEKNLVTKIWFYFRNKTLNAFRKNIGLEKEIYELHLNWLGDLSKKKVLDLGCYEGNSLSFYMAKNSKKYVGVDLSEKAIKILGKRLRGIPSAEVYSVDFLSSEFEEMDFDLIYAYGVLHHFKNTGEIIGKLKQKLRPEGKIISYDPLTTSLPIKLLRTFYRPFQTDREWEWPFSKKVYYRYSREFEILDRRAVLGRTKWLFMINLLPIGYDKKEKIGLKWHLKDWELSKYKDAEMFKCMHLTMLMQTKAR, via the coding sequence ATGGGAGAAATTAAGGATATGATAAGTAAGCAAAAGGCTTTCTATGATAATAAGGAAAAAAACCTCGTAACCAAAATTTGGTTTTATTTCAGAAATAAAACTTTAAATGCTTTTAGAAAAAATATTGGACTGGAAAAAGAGATCTATGAATTACATTTAAACTGGTTGGGGGACTTAAGTAAAAAAAAAGTTTTAGACCTCGGGTGTTATGAAGGAAATTCACTGTCATTCTATATGGCAAAAAATTCCAAAAAATATGTGGGCGTAGACCTTAGTGAAAAAGCTATTAAAATTTTAGGTAAACGTTTAAGGGGGATACCTAGTGCAGAGGTATATTCTGTTGATTTTCTTTCCTCCGAATTTGAAGAAATGGATTTTGATTTAATATATGCTTACGGTGTGCTTCATCATTTTAAGAATACTGGGGAAATAATTGGAAAACTAAAACAAAAATTAAGACCTGAAGGCAAAATTATAAGCTATGATCCTTTAACTACGAGTTTGCCAATAAAATTGTTAAGAACTTTTTACAGGCCTTTCCAAACTGATCGGGAATGGGAGTGGCCGTTTTCGAAAAAAGTCTACTATAGGTATTCTAGGGAGTTTGAAATATTGGATCGTCGGGCAGTTTTAGGAAGGACCAAATGGCTTTTTATGATTAATCTTTTACCTATAGGATACGATAAAAAAGAAAAAATAGGTTTGAAATGGCATTTGAAAGACTGGGAATTATCCAAGTATAAAGATGCTGAAATGTTTAAATGCATGCACTTAACTATGCTAATGCAAACTAAAGCTAGATGA
- a CDS encoding UDP-glycosyltransferase has protein sequence MRSKKLLVIIPDGVGLRNFVYTQFPEEARNSGWDPVFLNMTHFDLDGMGLAEIKILPQPSAWTDILKRAKILIELDLFKSKFKNPVYEKYKFSASNKGLKNRLKNFIISILIRIYNSEKGLAQLRKKMRNSERRTEYYTNCKKIIEQENPDAIFCTNQRPVNAVAPITAAQDLDITTSCFVFSWDNLPKATMIVDSDYYFVWSKYMKEEMIAYYPYIKPEKIKITGTPQFEIHTRKSVIQSRDKFFHKYGLNKEKKYLCFSGDDVTTSPHDEYFLRDVAEEVENLNQKGYNFGIIFRKCPVDFSDRYNEILQDYKDIIVAIDPAWNKMGNYWNQFLPTIDDPELQTNIIEHSFMVVNVGSSMVFDYAAKGKPCAYLNYLPPVKSLKKDIREVYSYSHFASMPDQNSVFWINKKTDIPIIIEKALKDPDRVVSNAKEWFDKINISYPENPSKQIVHQLDCIL, from the coding sequence TTGAGATCAAAGAAACTTTTAGTGATCATACCAGATGGAGTTGGACTGCGTAATTTTGTTTACACTCAATTTCCCGAGGAAGCAAGAAATTCAGGCTGGGATCCGGTTTTTTTAAACATGACTCATTTTGATCTGGATGGGATGGGCCTTGCCGAAATAAAAATTCTTCCTCAGCCGTCAGCGTGGACAGATATTTTAAAACGAGCCAAGATTCTTATAGAGTTAGATCTTTTTAAAAGTAAATTTAAAAATCCTGTTTATGAAAAATATAAATTCTCGGCTTCGAATAAGGGACTAAAAAACAGGTTAAAGAACTTCATTATTAGTATCCTGATTAGAATATATAACTCCGAAAAAGGTTTGGCGCAATTGAGGAAGAAGATGAGAAATTCTGAAAGAAGAACAGAATATTATACCAACTGTAAAAAAATAATTGAACAGGAAAATCCTGATGCTATCTTCTGTACAAATCAAAGACCGGTAAATGCAGTAGCTCCTATTACAGCTGCTCAGGACCTCGATATTACCACTTCTTGTTTTGTTTTTTCCTGGGACAATTTACCCAAGGCTACAATGATCGTAGATTCTGATTATTATTTTGTTTGGAGTAAATATATGAAAGAGGAAATGATAGCTTACTATCCATATATTAAACCGGAGAAAATTAAAATAACAGGGACGCCACAGTTCGAAATACATACGAGAAAATCAGTTATACAATCTCGGGATAAATTTTTCCATAAATATGGATTGAATAAAGAAAAGAAATATTTATGTTTTTCTGGTGATGATGTTACCACTTCTCCTCACGATGAATATTTCCTACGGGATGTAGCAGAGGAAGTTGAAAATTTAAATCAAAAAGGCTATAATTTCGGAATTATATTCCGAAAATGCCCGGTAGATTTTTCAGATCGTTACAATGAAATTTTACAGGATTATAAAGATATTATTGTGGCTATAGATCCTGCATGGAACAAGATGGGCAATTACTGGAATCAATTTTTACCAACAATTGATGATCCAGAATTGCAAACGAACATTATTGAGCATAGTTTTATGGTAGTAAATGTGGGATCCTCTATGGTCTTTGACTATGCAGCCAAAGGAAAACCATGTGCTTATCTTAATTACCTGCCACCTGTTAAATCATTAAAAAAAGATATCAGGGAAGTTTATTCATATTCACATTTTGCCTCGATGCCAGATCAAAATTCTGTTTTCTGGATAAATAAAAAAACTGATATCCCAATAATTATTGAGAAAGCATTGAAAGATCCAGATAGGGTTGTCTCAAATGCTAAAGAATGGTTTGATAAAATTAATATCAGTTATCCGGAAAATCCATCAAAGCAGATTGTTCATCAATTAGACTGTATATTATAA
- a CDS encoding glucosamine inositolphosphorylceramide transferase family protein, with the protein MKRWIKLILISIGILLIILVIFNYRYPFITEESNGWSIGFRKINNPLQKILPSKINIISHDSLNRVTNSKTRFLADPFMFYENGKYYIFFEHQEEEGPAKIGLFESTDGRSYRFKGNVINELFHLSFPQIFKFKHDYYILPETASINQVILYKAINFPMEWKISDTLINNIKLKDPAILLSDSLHLITGIDDKWNQRIFKSDSLLGKWINDTSFKVKKGDEIRPGGNFFSVRGDWYIPFQNNREGYGTGVSLYQLKEKKFEKVISRQLYKFDSINWFNRGMHHLNVNLINGEYYIIYDGDEIKSDEKKINWKASVKYNLYDLYNFVFK; encoded by the coding sequence ATGAAAAGGTGGATTAAGCTTATACTGATATCAATTGGGATCCTTTTAATTATTTTAGTAATATTCAATTACAGATACCCATTTATTACTGAAGAAAGTAATGGTTGGTCTATTGGATTTAGAAAAATTAATAATCCACTTCAAAAAATATTACCTTCTAAAATAAATATAATAAGTCATGACTCGCTAAACAGGGTAACAAACTCCAAAACTAGATTCTTGGCTGATCCTTTTATGTTCTATGAAAACGGAAAATATTATATCTTTTTTGAACATCAGGAGGAAGAGGGGCCGGCGAAAATCGGTCTATTTGAATCTACAGATGGTCGTTCTTATAGATTCAAAGGTAATGTGATTAATGAGTTATTTCATTTATCTTTTCCGCAAATCTTTAAATTTAAACACGACTATTATATTTTACCTGAAACCGCTTCAATTAATCAGGTTATATTGTACAAAGCTATTAACTTTCCCATGGAATGGAAGATTTCGGATACTTTAATAAATAACATTAAATTAAAAGATCCGGCAATTCTTTTGAGTGATTCTTTGCATCTTATAACCGGAATTGATGATAAATGGAATCAGCGTATCTTTAAATCTGATTCACTTTTAGGGAAATGGATAAATGATACTTCATTCAAAGTAAAAAAAGGAGATGAAATAAGACCAGGGGGTAATTTCTTTTCGGTCAGGGGAGATTGGTATATACCTTTTCAAAATAATAGGGAAGGCTATGGCACAGGGGTTTCGTTATATCAATTAAAAGAAAAAAAATTCGAAAAAGTTATTTCGAGACAGTTATATAAATTTGATTCTATTAATTGGTTTAATAGAGGAATGCATCATCTAAATGTAAATTTGATTAATGGGGAATACTATATTATCTACGATGGTGATGAAATCAAATCCGATGAAAAAAAAATTAACTGGAAAGCGTCCGTTAAATATAACCTGTATGACCTTTATAATTTTGTATTCAAATAA
- a CDS encoding cytidylyltransferase domain-containing protein encodes MRILGLIPARGGSKGIPGKNIKLLGGYPLLKYTIDSANRSEYLSRLIISSDDQSIIEVAKSLNLEVPFVRPKGLAEDATPTITVLKHALNFFSANGEYYDAVCLLQPTTPFRGEGLIDEAIEKFKKGDYDSLISVRQIPLEFNPHWAFEDHGGTLKMATGEGNPIARRQKLPKAYHRDGAIYLTKSDVILKNDSLFGNKIGYVDTTHQDYVNLDTIEDWIKAEDILKNRN; translated from the coding sequence ATGAGAATTCTTGGATTAATTCCCGCACGTGGGGGAAGTAAAGGTATTCCGGGTAAGAATATAAAATTACTAGGAGGATATCCTCTTTTGAAATATACAATTGATTCAGCAAACAGATCTGAATATTTGTCAAGATTGATTATAAGTTCAGATGATCAATCTATTATTGAAGTAGCGAAAAGTTTAAATTTAGAAGTTCCATTTGTACGCCCAAAAGGTTTAGCAGAAGATGCAACTCCAACAATAACGGTACTAAAACATGCTTTAAATTTTTTTTCAGCAAATGGGGAATATTATGATGCCGTTTGTCTTTTACAACCTACTACCCCATTTAGAGGGGAGGGGTTAATTGATGAAGCTATTGAAAAATTCAAGAAAGGCGATTATGATTCCTTAATAAGTGTTAGACAAATACCATTAGAATTTAATCCCCACTGGGCATTTGAGGACCATGGAGGAACACTGAAAATGGCCACAGGAGAAGGTAATCCTATTGCAAGAAGGCAAAAGCTTCCAAAGGCCTACCATCGGGATGGGGCAATTTACCTTACTAAATCTGATGTGATTTTGAAGAATGATTCCCTTTTTGGAAATAAAATTGGTTATGTAGATACTACTCATCAAGATTATGTGAATCTGGATACTATCGAAGATTGGATAAAAGCTGAAGATATACTGAAAAATAGAAATTAA
- a CDS encoding glycosyltransferase family 2 protein, translating into MNKKKKLTFSLIICTYQRADSLKRLLDSVSSQNLYPDEIIIVDGSENLATENMVSKLSFEGLEYFRVDEDNRGLTRQRNYGIKKSGHTDIICFLDDDIVLETNYFENLISTYYKFPDAMAVGGWIKDETEWKKISAEYKPAFDKYAFDNFTRKLGHRNVLRKKLGLLSHEPPGFMPEFSHGFSTGFLPPSGKTYEVEYFMGGVSSYRRKLFDKIKFSKYFEGYGLYEDMDFCLRASRLGKMYVNTRARVEHLHEESGRPDFYKYGKMVVRNGYYVWKIKNPNPNLRCILKWNAITFLLILVRIGNIYNTNEKNVALKDAIGRTMGWLSLIFNKPGKI; encoded by the coding sequence ATGAACAAGAAAAAGAAACTTACTTTTAGCCTCATTATTTGTACTTACCAGAGAGCAGATTCTTTAAAGCGACTTCTGGATTCTGTAAGTAGCCAAAATTTGTATCCAGATGAGATAATTATTGTGGATGGCTCTGAGAATCTAGCTACTGAAAATATGGTTTCAAAATTAAGTTTTGAAGGGCTTGAATATTTTCGGGTGGATGAGGATAATAGAGGTTTAACACGACAGCGTAATTATGGAATAAAAAAAAGTGGACATACGGATATAATTTGTTTTCTAGATGATGATATTGTGCTTGAAACCAATTACTTTGAAAACTTAATTTCGACCTATTATAAGTTTCCAGATGCTATGGCAGTTGGGGGGTGGATAAAGGATGAAACCGAATGGAAAAAAATATCAGCTGAGTATAAACCTGCCTTTGATAAATATGCTTTCGATAATTTTACTCGAAAATTAGGTCATAGGAATGTTCTAAGAAAAAAATTAGGCTTATTATCGCATGAACCACCGGGATTTATGCCGGAATTTTCACATGGTTTTTCCACTGGATTTTTACCACCATCCGGTAAAACATATGAAGTTGAATATTTTATGGGAGGAGTCTCATCTTACCGCAGAAAATTATTTGATAAAATAAAATTTTCAAAATATTTTGAAGGCTATGGCCTATATGAAGATATGGACTTTTGCCTGCGGGCATCCAGGTTAGGTAAAATGTATGTAAATACAAGAGCCAGGGTTGAACATTTACATGAGGAATCGGGCAGGCCAGATTTTTATAAATACGGCAAAATGGTAGTACGTAATGGTTATTATGTATGGAAGATAAAGAATCCTAATCCAAATTTAAGGTGTATATTAAAATGGAACGCAATCACCTTCTTGTTAATTTTGGTAAGAATAGGAAATATTTATAATACCAATGAGAAAAATGTAGCATTGAAGGATGCCATAGGGAGGACTATGGGCTGGTTAAGTTTAATTTTTAATAAACCCGGAAAAATATAA
- the asnB gene encoding asparagine synthase (glutamine-hydrolyzing) yields the protein MCGIAGIIGEGIKRSEIEKMLVSISHRGPDARGIYCDRGYAVLGHNRLSIIDLSHAGDQPFSDPTGRYHLSFNGEIYNYKELKLEIGSRYIFKTNSDTEVLLAAYIIYGKNCLEKLNGMFAFAIWDSREKKIFAARDRFGVKPFYYSECHSKLIFASEIKAIRNIRSSGPNEKVWSNYFCFGSYGSPSETFYKDIDQLPAGYCMEYKDFSLSIKKWYDCPSRIKDISNNYSIEEIKENYLELLLDSIRLRFRADVEVGFNISGGVDSSLLLALVNNFKSNQKVKAFTFYTGDKQYDELPWVEKMIGLTGNPLEKIKLSSAEVPQLSKLLSDIQEEPFGGIPTIAYSKIFERANQSGLKVLMDGQGMDEQWAGYDYYNSLVDQVIQGTGKSGSFRPDVLNSGFQDLAKKPEYPTPFESSLQNLQYRDLFYTKLPRALRFNDRISMAFSTELREPFLDYRLVELAFSLQDSLKINKGVQKYLLRKIIKDFVPDNISEAPKRALQTPQREWLGGELKVFVDENLARLENSCFQSWFDHDLIQKEWSNYKNGKNSNSFFLWQWINASLISTLVD from the coding sequence ATGTGTGGTATTGCCGGGATTATTGGAGAGGGAATAAAGAGGTCTGAAATAGAGAAAATGCTAGTTTCCATATCTCATCGAGGCCCGGATGCAAGAGGAATATATTGTGACAGGGGTTACGCTGTCTTAGGTCATAATCGACTTTCCATTATAGATCTTTCACATGCAGGAGATCAACCATTTTCAGATCCTACAGGACGCTATCATTTAAGCTTTAACGGAGAGATCTATAATTACAAGGAACTAAAGTTGGAGATAGGTTCCAGATATATTTTTAAAACAAATTCTGATACCGAAGTTTTACTGGCAGCCTATATTATCTACGGAAAGAATTGTCTGGAAAAACTGAATGGAATGTTTGCCTTTGCAATCTGGGATAGTAGAGAGAAAAAAATCTTTGCAGCCCGTGATCGTTTTGGTGTTAAACCATTTTACTATTCGGAATGCCACTCAAAATTAATATTTGCCAGCGAAATTAAAGCTATTCGCAATATTAGATCTTCAGGCCCTAATGAAAAGGTCTGGTCAAATTATTTTTGTTTTGGTTCATATGGATCACCTTCAGAAACTTTTTATAAAGATATAGACCAATTGCCAGCCGGATATTGTATGGAATACAAAGATTTTAGTCTTTCTATTAAAAAATGGTATGATTGCCCTTCCCGGATAAAGGACATTTCAAATAATTATTCAATCGAAGAAATAAAGGAAAATTATCTGGAATTGTTATTAGATTCTATTAGGCTAAGATTTCGTGCAGATGTTGAGGTAGGCTTTAATATTAGTGGTGGTGTGGATAGTTCATTGTTACTTGCGCTTGTAAATAATTTTAAAAGTAACCAAAAAGTAAAAGCATTTACTTTTTATACGGGAGATAAACAATATGATGAACTACCCTGGGTAGAAAAAATGATCGGTCTTACTGGGAATCCTCTTGAAAAGATTAAACTTAGTTCCGCCGAAGTTCCCCAACTTTCAAAATTATTGAGTGATATACAGGAAGAGCCTTTTGGCGGGATACCTACTATTGCCTATTCCAAAATTTTTGAAAGGGCGAATCAATCAGGACTTAAAGTTTTAATGGATGGTCAGGGAATGGATGAGCAATGGGCGGGATATGATTATTATAATTCTCTAGTAGATCAGGTAATTCAGGGTACAGGTAAATCTGGTTCATTTAGACCAGATGTCCTTAATAGCGGGTTTCAAGACCTGGCTAAAAAACCGGAATACCCGACCCCTTTCGAATCCAGCCTTCAAAATTTGCAATACCGGGATCTTTTTTATACTAAATTGCCTCGGGCTCTAAGGTTCAATGATCGTATTTCTATGGCTTTTAGCACTGAATTAAGAGAGCCTTTTCTCGACTATCGGCTGGTGGAATTAGCCTTTTCTCTTCAAGACTCCTTAAAGATTAATAAAGGAGTGCAGAAGTATTTATTACGTAAAATTATTAAAGATTTTGTTCCTGATAATATCTCAGAAGCTCCAAAAAGAGCATTACAGACGCCACAAAGAGAATGGTTAGGAGGTGAACTAAAAGTATTTGTAGATGAAAATTTAGCCAGATTAGAGAATTCATGTTTTCAATCCTGGTTTGATCATGATCTAATTCAAAAAGAGTGGAGCAATTATAAAAATGGAAAAAACTCTAATAGTTTTTTTCTTTGGCAATGGATAAATGCAAGTCTTATATCCACTCTGGTGGATTAA
- a CDS encoding glycosyltransferase family 4 protein, with translation MHIAFLTPEYPISICNSTGGLGTSIKNMAEALISQGIEVSIILYGQELDKEFEENGIEFYIIKQRKYKVGGWYFYRKHLETRVNSFVSRYKIDLIEAPDWTGITAFMKLKCPLIIRMNGSDGYFCSLDGRKQKFKNQFFEKLALKSADRIISVSDFTGRKTMEIFGLDKEYSVIPNSISIDDFTPSARPPEASRILYFGTLIRKKGVLELAHIFNEVIKKEPLAELVLVGKDVKDIFEHRSTLEIFKSLLHTKALSNIHYLGSVDYSVIQNELSEASVVVLPSFAEALPMTWLEAMAMEKPLVTSNIGWANEVMIDGITGFTVDPMNHILYADRIISLLNDRNLAINMGKEARKRVIQAFSSSLIAGKNISYYKQTIKSLA, from the coding sequence ATGCATATAGCTTTTTTAACACCGGAGTACCCCATTAGTATCTGTAATTCTACTGGAGGTTTGGGAACCAGCATCAAGAATATGGCCGAAGCCTTAATAAGTCAAGGAATTGAGGTGAGTATTATTTTGTATGGTCAGGAATTAGACAAAGAGTTTGAAGAAAATGGTATCGAGTTTTATATCATCAAGCAGCGTAAGTATAAAGTTGGGGGATGGTATTTTTATAGAAAACACCTTGAAACCAGGGTCAATTCTTTTGTTTCAAGATATAAAATAGATCTTATAGAAGCGCCGGATTGGACTGGTATTACGGCTTTTATGAAATTAAAATGTCCATTAATCATCCGGATGAACGGAAGTGATGGGTATTTCTGTTCTTTAGATGGGAGAAAGCAAAAATTTAAAAATCAATTCTTTGAAAAATTGGCACTGAAAAGTGCCGATAGGATAATTTCAGTAAGTGATTTTACCGGCCGTAAAACAATGGAAATTTTTGGTTTAGATAAGGAGTATTCTGTTATTCCAAATAGTATTTCAATTGATGATTTTACTCCCTCGGCAAGACCACCGGAGGCCTCTAGAATATTATATTTTGGAACTTTGATAAGAAAAAAAGGAGTGCTTGAGCTTGCCCATATCTTTAATGAAGTAATAAAAAAGGAACCACTTGCTGAACTAGTTCTTGTTGGAAAGGATGTGAAAGATATATTTGAGCATAGATCAACTTTGGAAATTTTCAAAAGTTTGCTTCATACAAAAGCACTATCAAATATTCATTATTTAGGAAGTGTGGATTATTCTGTTATTCAGAACGAATTAAGTGAAGCATCTGTTGTAGTACTCCCTAGTTTTGCTGAGGCCTTACCTATGACATGGTTGGAAGCAATGGCAATGGAAAAACCATTAGTCACTTCAAATATAGGCTGGGCGAATGAAGTGATGATTGATGGAATAACCGGATTTACAGTGGATCCGATGAACCATATATTATATGCTGATAGAATAATATCCTTATTGAATGATAGAAACTTAGCCATAAATATGGGGAAGGAGGCTAGAAAAAGGGTGATACAAGCCTTTTCTTCTTCACTTATTGCAGGAAAAAATATCAGCTATTATAAGCAAACAATAAAGTCACTTGCATAA